Part of the candidate division KSB1 bacterium genome, CCGACTCCACAAGCAGGTGCTGCACCGTCGCAGCCTGGCCCCGGGCAATCGCCTCATTGAACAGACGACAGTCATAGGCTAGAATCTCAGTGAACACCTCCGGTGCTTGCCCTGAGAGAAGACGCACGTTCTGCACGGACTCGTTGCTCCACAGATCACACACCGCAGCGGCCACGTTTCCCATGTGGCTAAAGTGGGCGCACGCGGAGCTTTTTCCTTCCATCGAGATGGGCACGCCCGTGATGGCCTTGATCACCGGCCCCTCGTAGGCGCAGTCTTTTGAAGGTCCCACGGCACCCTCCTCATACGCTACCAGCGAGCGGGCGGCGGACATGGCCCGCACCACGGCCGCCAGCACCTGTGGCAGATAGTGGCGGTCCGCTAACACCATGGCAGTGTTGGCAAAACCGCATGCGGTGTCTCCGGCGGCAATTGTCCCGCCCTGCGAGGCGATGCCAACGATCTCGCGCCACAAGAAGTGCATGTCCCGCGGCGCTAGGACACCAAGCGCAAACAGGATACCGCGCACGTCGCCCTCCAACAAGGCCCGGTCGTGCACCTCTTTGCCTCCCGTGGACTCGATGGACAGCAGGTCGGCGCCGGCAGCAGCATTTTCCGCGAAGGAACGTAACATCGTTTGCGCCGCACTGCCGCTGCGCATCAAGGGGGGACGCACCTCGTCGCGGATATCGCACACCGTGACACGCAAAGCCGAGGGCAGGCCTTTCTTGTGGTAAAACTCCTCCATCAACTCCCTGGTCTGCCTGGTGACGGCCACGCCAATTTCCACATGGCTGGTCATCTGCGGGGCATGCTCGAACTCCAGCACTACCCCGGGTACCTGGAGGATTTGCGCCCTCGACAGCACGCTCTGCACCATCTCCCGGTACTGGTCCAGAATCGCGGGCAACTGTGCCGGACTCACCTCCATCGGCGGAACCGTGTAGTTGACCTCCGGCAAAACCTGTCCTGTGCCGATGCCCACCTCAAACCCGCACCGCACCGGACCAAGAGCATGTCCGAACAGCATTTGCCCGGCCCCGCTGTAGCTCAGTTCTCTGAATTGCCTCATACGTTCCTTCCTCTTTGCCGGGAGCAACACGAAGCAAAGACCGCAACCCGGCTCTCAGGTCGAAACACTTCGCTCCTCACCCCCTGCGCTGGCTCACCAGACGTTCAATTGCCAGGACACGCCAAAACGATCGTTAACCCAGGCGAACAACTGGCTGAAGCCATAGTTGTCGACCGGCATAAGCACCGTGCCGCCTGAGGCCAGTACGTCGAAGTAACGTCGCAACTCCTCCCCGTCGGCACATTCCACAAAAAGCGACAGCGCTGGCGTAAAGCCGAACTCGTGTTTGATCGGCGAGTCGATGCACATGAACTTCTGGCCGTTCAACGTGAATTCGGCTCTGCGCACGGTGCCTTCTGGCCCCTGTTCGTCCGGACCATAGCGCTCGATATGCGTGATGGCGGAATCCGGAAACAGCGAGGTGTACAGGCGCATCGCCTCCTCAGCGCGGCCCTCAAACATGAGAAAGGGTACGGGTGCATGTGCCATGCGAGTTATCCTTCTTCTTTGTCAAGGTATTTCAGCTTCTTGCCGGCCTCCCACGCTTCGGCCACTGGATCTCCCAAGCTCCAGTAGATGTTGTCCGGCATAGTCAGTGCGAAGGGACGCATCTTGCGCACGTCAGGCCGCCCCCGCGTAAGACACTTCGCGTCCGCATAGGCGCCGACGATCTGGCCTATATACAGCACGTCTCCGCCAAGGTCCACCTTGCGCACCAGCCTGCACTCCATGGACAGCGGGCAGGCTGCTACCATCGGCGCGCCGGTCTCCTCGCCATAGAAAAGCTCGAAAATGGCGCTTTTGTCGTAGTCGCGCCCCGATACCAGACCGCAGAAATCCACCTTCTCCACCAATTCCACGCTGGGCACATTTACGCTGAATGCGCCGCTCTTTTCGATGCCCGGATTCGTATAGTGTTCACTGCCCAACGCAATTGCGACC contains:
- a CDS encoding flavin reductase family protein, encoding VAIALGSEHYTNPGIEKSGAFSVNVPSVELVEKVDFCGLVSGRDYDKSAIFELFYGEETGAPMVAACPLSMECRLVRKVDLGGDVLYIGQIVGAYADAKCLTRGRPDVRKMRPFALTMPDNIYWSLGDPVAEAWEAGKKLKYLDKEEG
- a CDS encoding VOC family protein, translating into MAHAPVPFLMFEGRAEEAMRLYTSLFPDSAITHIERYGPDEQGPEGTVRRAEFTLNGQKFMCIDSPIKHEFGFTPALSLFVECADGEELRRYFDVLASGGTVLMPVDNYGFSQLFAWVNDRFGVSWQLNVW